Within the Nitrospira sp. CR1.1 genome, the region ATCGGCCGGGATCACATTGTCCGACGCTTTCCACACTTCATACCACGATTTCTCAAAACTCAGTTCATACCGGTCGCCTGAGCGTTTCACTTCATGATACATCCCGCCGTGCTTCAAGGAGAGCGGCACCGGGGGAATCCAGTTCAGGAAATAGAAGCCGACCAAGAGCCCGATGAGCCCAAGTGCCGGCGCAGCGGCCCACATCGCCTCGCGCCTCGTTCGATCGGCATTGTTCCAATAGATCAACTGCACGACCCGCAGGACGACCAGCACCGTCACGACCGCTCCGGCCAGAAAGATCGCCGCATTCATCCAGCCGGTCATCACCGGAAAGAAGAAGGTAAAAAACGCAAAACAGACGAGGGCATAGAGACTCACCAGCAGTTGCACGTTCGATAGGCGGCTGCGGAGGAATTCATTCGCCACGAGGAACGCCACAAGAATGCAGAAAAACACGGCCGTTCCCGCGAAGGCGGCGCTTTTGGAATAGAAGATCGCATAGGCGCTGAAAAGGCCGCCCAACAGGAACTGAATGGCCATCGGTGCGTAGGGCTTTGCCTGCACCACCCATTTCATGAAGAAGGGCGCATCCGGCGGGAGATCGTCGACCGTGGCTTCCTGTGTTCCCAAGCGCCCGGTCAGGACGATCAGAAAACCCAAGAGCGTGAGATAGGCCAGCAGCAACAGGTTATCCCGTAGCCGGTCGATGCGCGTCAGCACCAGCGTGTCGTACGTCACGCCGCTGAAGAAAAATAACGGCGGCAGGTAGGGCTTGCCCAATACCGATTGGAACCGCTGCAATGAGACCATGCGCTAGATTTCAGGAGACTCAGGCGATTGTCAAACGAAGAGACGAAATTAGTAGTGGGTCAGTTGAATAACAGAGGGCAGACGTCTGCACTTTTGAGTCAACCCTATCGTGCAGCGGTGTTGAGGCCCAGTCGGGTGTCGAGGGCGTCGAAGAAATCGACGTAGAGGATCGGCCGGTGCTCGATGGGGATCGCCACGAGGTTCGGCCTGAAGGCTTCTGACGAGACATTCATGGCCCATGCCGGCGTGACGCGCGCAGAGGACTCGGTGACTGGCTCGACCTGCACCGTGAGCTGATAGCCGACGGTGCCGCCGGCAAGCGCGGCACTATGGCCGACGCCGCTCGGCTGACTTTTGAGGAGGCCTTTGGCCGGATCGACCGTCGCGAGCGCCATCGTATAATCGATCATCTGAGCCTTGACGGCGTCAAAGACGACGGGTTGGCTCAGATTGTAGACCCGCGAGCGGTAGTGCGCTTCTTCTTGTGGCGAGAGGATCGTGCAGCCGGTGAGGAGCAGCGCCATGAAGCCAACGAGTAGTGAGTGCATCATACTCTCGTTCGTCCTCCATAAAGAAACCTGTGTATCTTTGTTTTCATTTCTAAACTGAGACACTACCGAGGAATTACATAAACGGCGGGAGCGGCGCATAGACGACCGGCATCCCCAAGAGGCGTTCCAACCAACCGGCCATGTGGTCCTCCGGTAGCGGAGCACGATTGAGACGGGCCTCCAATTGAAACCCCGCGGCCGTGCCGACAATCCCGATAATGGCCGAGGCATCCTCCCCGTCAGGCATCAATTCCTGAGTCTGAAACTCGCAGAGAGTACTGTAGAGGCGGCCCTGCGGCTCGATGGTCGCCAGCACTTCCGGCAATTCACCCAGCGCGCAATGGACGGAGCAGCGGTAGACCGACCGGGCGCCCGGCTGCACGGCGGCGAAGGCCTCGAGCGCCTGTTCGGAAAATCCTGTGAGGTACGCACGCACCGAGGCCGCTTGCGGCGTGAACGTAGCAGCCAACCGGCTCGCCGGCACGAGAAACTCATAGGCGTCGAGCGAATTGTATTCAAACTGGCAGGGTCCGAAGGCATCCGGCCAGGAACAGAAAAACGGGGTCGCCGGGTCGGCGGGCGTCAGCACCAGGCTCCCCTTATCGACGGATGTTTCCACCGGCAGATCCAGCGTGGCGATCGCATCGAGAAAGATTGCCCGCCGTTCATCGATCCACTCGGTCCGCCGGGCATCCTCGCGCGTTTCCCCCGGCGTCACCACTTCCCGCGTGTGAAGACGCACCCGGATAAAGGCATGATTGTGACGAAACCCCAGCCAGAACATGGATGTCGGGTGATGAAACCGCAAGCCGGGTCTGGTGCGCCAGGGATGACTGATCGAGCAGTAGGTACCGACATCCTGAAACCGCTGATACACGGTGTGGTAGCCGCCTGCCAGCAGAAAAAAATCGCCCTGCCAGGCGTCGCGAATGTGGAGGAGCGTGACGTCTTCCGTGGCCCACTGATCGAGCTGATCAAAAGCCTGAGGAGACTCGACGGCCCAATCCTCCACATAGCAGATCACGTCTTTGGCGGGTTGGGCCGGTTTGAGGCCCAAGGCCCCCAGGCGCTCGCCGACCGCCAGGATCTCCTGAAAGGTCAGCTTGCCGGCGGTCTCCCAGCGGCGTTCACGCACAACGCTCCTCCGCGATCCCCGCGCCGCTGTCACACCTGAGCTGCCTCACTTGGTCGACTTCAGCGCGCGGCCCTCAATCTTCGTATCGGCGATAAACCGTTCGATGCCGTCCTGCAACAGACCGGACATGAGGATCTCGAGATCCTCACTGGTAAACCAGAACACCAGCTTGCTCTGTTCGCCCTGCAGATTGCGCTGCGTGCTGCTGTCGTCCGCCATGTTCCTGGCTCGAATCACCAGGCGACTCTCGCCCGTTAATTTCGTATTGAACACGCGGCTCTTGGCGTTGGCCGAAAAATCCCGAATTTCTCCGCCGATGACGATGTCTGCGCCCGAAACCTCGACGCCCGACTGCACCACGCGCGCATCCCAGCCACGGCGGTTCCAGCCCCGCCACCGCAACGCTTCGGCCAAGGCTTCGGCGATCGTGACTCCCGGCGAGCCTCCGCTGACATTAAAATTCGTGACCCCGCCGCCCAGATGAGTGCGCTGACCAATCTTGGTTTTGTCCGCGCGGTGGTCTTCAAACGGTTCAATGACGATCTTCAGCGGCTCGGGCTGGCCGCTCTGCACAAACGGTTGCTGCGGCTGCACATTGAGCGACACCATTTCTCCGGTTCCGGCACAGCCCCAGAGCAGCGCCAACCCCACCGCAATACAGACCTGACTCGCGATTCGACATCCTTGTGCAATCACACGTGCCTCCCTGTCAGTATGTGGCCTTACTAAAACGGGCCCAGTCTACCCAACTCGCAGCCGGATAACAAACAGGAAGGGCCCGGTTCAGCAGGAAAATTCGCGGCCGGCCCAATGGAGCCTTGCCGGGTCGGAATCAGAA harbors:
- a CDS encoding DUF2914 domain-containing protein, encoding MVSLQRFQSVLGKPYLPPLFFFSGVTYDTLVLTRIDRLRDNLLLLAYLTLLGFLIVLTGRLGTQEATVDDLPPDAPFFMKWVVQAKPYAPMAIQFLLGGLFSAYAIFYSKSAAFAGTAVFFCILVAFLVANEFLRSRLSNVQLLVSLYALVCFAFFTFFFPVMTGWMNAAIFLAGAVVTVLVVLRVVQLIYWNNADRTRREAMWAAAPALGLIGLLVGFYFLNWIPPVPLSLKHGGMYHEVKRSGDRYELSFEKSWYEVWKASDNVIPADDPVYCFTAVFAPVALKATIYHHWYYRPDSGQPFTPADRIPLKISGGREGGYRAYTFKEGLDPGDWRVDVEAEDGRVIGRVAVTVLDKTAVGPLSLTTVMY